One genomic segment of Dehalogenimonas alkenigignens includes these proteins:
- a CDS encoding potassium channel family protein, which yields MKVVIMGCGRVGAQLATMLDQEGHSVTALDLDAYSFRRLPPDFKGNAILGNGLDEEVLRRAGIEEADAFVAVTQGDNRNVMAAQMAQKIFNVKKVVCRIYDPLRRDLYTILGLEAISPTTVFAEMLKEKLES from the coding sequence ATGAAAGTGGTCATCATGGGCTGCGGGCGCGTCGGCGCCCAGTTGGCAACGATGCTGGACCAGGAAGGCCACAGCGTCACCGCCCTGGATTTGGACGCTTACAGCTTCCGCCGCCTGCCGCCCGATTTCAAGGGCAACGCCATCCTGGGCAACGGGCTGGACGAAGAAGTGCTGCGCCGCGCCGGCATCGAAGAGGCCGACGCCTTCGTGGCGGTGACCCAGGGCGACAATCGCAACGTCATGGCCGCCCAGATGGCGCAGAAAATCTTCAATGTTAAAAAAGTCGTGTGCCGTATCTACGACCCCCTCCGCCGCGATCTTTACACCATCCTCGGCCTGGAAGCCATCAGCCCCACCACCGTCTTCGCCGAAATGCTTAAAGAAAAGCTGGAGAGCTAG
- the gyrB gene encoding DNA topoisomerase (ATP-hydrolyzing) subunit B has protein sequence MVEQTLPEDENRGSASYTAEDIQVLGGREAVRKRPGMYIGSTDYRGLHHLVYEIVYNSVDEAMAGFCDRIEVTLNEDESITVEDNGRGIPVGIHKTTGVSALETVMTVLHAGAKFGGKTYQVSGGLHGVGASVVNALSDWVRVEVKNEGKLYRQEYRQGIPAAPVAVVGEACGTGTITTFKFDPVIFGDSTYDYKTLAERIREIAYLNKGLEISILDRRSDEEQTYYFEGGITGFVRHLNHNRNVINRLPIPIYKKIDSSIVEVALQYNDGYTETNFSFANCINTQDGGTHLTGFRSALTKVINDYADKNKLIKDDLNISGEDAREGLVSIVSVKLSEPQFEGQTKGKLGNAEMKGLVDSVVSEQLALYLEEHPDEARRIIDKVLTSARARDAARKARDLIIKKNSLDGGTLPGKLADCSEKEPSLCELFLVEGDSAGGSAKQGRNRRFQAILPLRGKILNVEKAAPDKMLSHEEIRALITALGAGIDDDFEFQKLRYHRVVLMTDADVDGAHIRTLLLTFFFRHMSKLISGGGLYIAQPPLYRIKQGQNERWVYSDTEKAETLKEFKGKNVDIQRYKGLGEMSAEQLWSTTMNPATRTLLTVEVADAARADATFALLMGDEVPPRKAFIQAHAQHVKNLDV, from the coding sequence ATGGTCGAACAGACTCTGCCCGAAGACGAAAACAGGGGATCGGCGTCCTATACCGCCGAAGACATCCAGGTACTGGGCGGCCGCGAAGCTGTCCGCAAGCGCCCCGGCATGTACATCGGCTCCACCGACTACCGCGGCCTGCATCACCTGGTCTATGAGATTGTCTACAATTCCGTTGACGAAGCTATGGCCGGGTTCTGCGACAGGATCGAAGTCACCCTCAATGAGGATGAGTCCATCACCGTTGAGGACAACGGCCGCGGCATCCCGGTTGGCATCCACAAGACTACCGGCGTCTCCGCCCTGGAAACTGTCATGACTGTGCTGCACGCCGGCGCCAAGTTCGGCGGCAAAACCTACCAGGTCTCCGGAGGCTTGCACGGCGTCGGCGCTTCGGTGGTCAATGCCCTGTCGGATTGGGTGCGAGTCGAAGTCAAAAACGAGGGCAAGCTTTACCGGCAGGAGTACCGGCAAGGCATTCCGGCGGCGCCGGTGGCGGTTGTCGGCGAAGCCTGCGGCACCGGCACGATCACTACTTTCAAGTTCGACCCGGTCATTTTCGGCGACTCCACCTACGACTACAAGACTCTGGCCGAACGCATCCGCGAGATCGCCTACCTGAATAAGGGGTTGGAAATCTCAATACTGGACCGGCGCAGCGACGAAGAGCAGACTTACTACTTCGAGGGCGGCATCACCGGCTTCGTCCGGCACCTGAACCACAACCGCAATGTCATCAACAGACTGCCGATACCGATTTACAAGAAGATCGATTCCTCCATCGTCGAGGTGGCGCTGCAGTACAACGACGGGTACACCGAGACCAATTTCTCCTTTGCCAACTGCATTAATACCCAGGATGGCGGCACCCACCTCACCGGCTTCCGCTCGGCGTTGACCAAGGTCATCAACGATTACGCCGATAAGAACAAGCTGATCAAGGACGATCTCAATATCTCCGGCGAAGACGCCCGGGAGGGCCTGGTGTCCATCGTCTCGGTCAAGCTATCCGAGCCTCAGTTTGAAGGCCAGACCAAGGGTAAACTGGGCAATGCCGAGATGAAGGGCCTGGTTGATTCGGTTGTCAGCGAACAATTAGCCCTGTATCTGGAGGAGCACCCGGACGAAGCCAGGCGCATCATCGACAAAGTACTCACCTCAGCCCGGGCTCGCGACGCCGCCCGCAAGGCGCGTGATCTGATCATCAAGAAAAACTCGCTCGACGGCGGTACGCTGCCCGGCAAGCTGGCCGACTGCTCCGAGAAAGAACCTTCACTGTGCGAATTATTCCTGGTGGAAGGAGACTCCGCCGGCGGCTCGGCCAAGCAGGGCCGCAACCGCCGTTTTCAGGCCATTCTGCCGCTAAGAGGTAAAATCCTGAACGTGGAAAAAGCGGCGCCGGACAAGATGCTGTCCCATGAAGAAATCCGGGCTCTCATCACTGCGCTGGGGGCGGGCATAGATGACGATTTCGAGTTCCAAAAACTGCGCTATCACCGCGTAGTACTGATGACCGACGCCGACGTTGACGGCGCCCACATCCGCACCCTGCTGCTGACTTTCTTTTTCCGGCATATGAGCAAGCTGATCTCCGGCGGCGGGCTGTACATTGCCCAGCCCCCGCTGTATCGCATCAAGCAAGGTCAGAACGAGCGCTGGGTTTATTCCGACACCGAAAAAGCCGAGACACTCAAAGAGTTCAAGGGCAAGAATGTGGATATCCAGCGCTACAAAGGTCTGGGCGAAATGTCCGCCGAGCAGCTCTGGAGCACCACGATGAATCCGGCTACCCGCACTTTGCTGACGGTGGAAGTGGCCGACGCCGCCCGCGCCGACGCGACCTTTGCCCTGCTCATGGGTGACGAGGTGCCGCCGCGGAAAGCCTTTATCCAGGCCCATGCCCAGCATGTTAAAAACCTTGACGTTTAA
- a CDS encoding potassium channel family protein translates to MYIIVAGGGRLGYSLTKALLNEGHELLLIEKNASVCDKINKELGSLCLRGDACETAIQTEAGTGRADMFIAVTGEDEDNLVACQVAKYRFNVPRTVARVRDPKNEDVFKKLGVDVTVNSTNIILERIEHEVPSHPMTHLFCISGDNRDFELLELRAAAGAAGLGRPMNELDLPAKAVLGLVIRGGGKPFVPRGDTVFMPGDQIIAVAPPETEADLRQLFAGR, encoded by the coding sequence ATGTATATCATTGTCGCCGGCGGCGGCCGCCTGGGATATTCTCTGACCAAAGCCTTGTTGAATGAAGGGCACGAGCTGTTGTTGATCGAGAAAAACGCCTCGGTCTGCGACAAGATCAACAAGGAACTGGGCAGCCTCTGCCTCCGTGGCGACGCCTGCGAGACGGCTATCCAGACCGAAGCCGGCACCGGCCGCGCCGATATGTTCATCGCCGTCACCGGAGAGGATGAGGATAACCTGGTAGCCTGTCAGGTAGCAAAATACCGCTTCAATGTGCCGCGTACCGTTGCCCGCGTCCGCGACCCGAAGAACGAAGACGTCTTCAAGAAGCTCGGCGTGGATGTCACCGTCAACTCCACCAACATCATCCTGGAACGCATCGAGCATGAAGTCCCCTCCCACCCCATGACCCATCTTTTCTGCATCAGCGGCGACAACCGGGATTTCGAACTGCTGGAACTCCGCGCCGCCGCCGGCGCCGCCGGACTGGGCCGGCCGATGAACGAACTGGACCTGCCGGCCAAAGCGGTGCTGGGGCTGGTCATCCGCGGCGGCGGAAAGCCTTTCGTGCCCCGCGGCGACACCGTCTTCATGCCCGGCGACCAGATCATCGCCGTCGCCCCGCCGGAGACCGAAGCCGACCTGCGGCAGCTTTTCGCCGGCAGGTAG
- the trkA gene encoding Trk system potassium transporter TrkA, with protein MYIIIAGGGVVGFNIASLLSVENHDVVIIEESAVAVESIQRQLDVRTITGNAATPRVLREAEAHRADLILAVTDSDETNMVVCFIAKEMGASRTAARIRNPDYSGYFQLPAKNPGATRRIVRPQNLGVDIFINPEVEMAREILSILRGFYSTPAEQFSGGAVQLREFKVEDKSLFNKKVSDIKSDIPFFIVALGHEEGGAIARADEIIHEGDSIYVVAPGDQVERLGRLFAAPKPPAQSVAVIGGGRIGYLVAEGLLRQGIRVKILERDQSRAEEIAGKLERALVLQGEPTDRDFLVEQGIASADAVVAATENDELNILATLLAKNIGVGRTLTVINKPDYIPLAEAAGIDVAGSPAIIAARKIAHYVLRGGAVAAAVIEKSTLEAIEFVVSPGARIAGKAATEITLPSAIIGAVVRGGRPVIPPDDSPIEPGDHVVVVSTIAGIPEVEEFFK; from the coding sequence GTGTATATCATCATCGCCGGCGGCGGCGTCGTTGGCTTCAATATCGCCTCTCTTCTTTCAGTCGAAAACCACGATGTGGTCATCATCGAGGAATCAGCCGTGGCCGTCGAGTCCATCCAGCGCCAGCTTGACGTCCGCACCATTACGGGCAACGCCGCCACACCTCGCGTTCTGCGGGAAGCCGAAGCCCACCGCGCCGACCTGATCCTGGCCGTCACCGACTCCGACGAAACCAACATGGTCGTCTGTTTCATCGCCAAGGAGATGGGCGCCTCTCGCACCGCCGCCCGCATCCGCAATCCGGACTATTCCGGTTATTTTCAGCTGCCGGCCAAAAACCCCGGCGCCACCCGCCGCATCGTCCGGCCTCAGAATCTGGGAGTGGACATCTTTATCAACCCGGAAGTCGAGATGGCCCGGGAAATTCTTTCCATACTGCGGGGCTTTTACTCTACCCCGGCCGAACAGTTCAGCGGCGGGGCGGTACAGCTCCGGGAGTTTAAGGTCGAGGATAAGAGCCTGTTTAACAAAAAGGTGTCCGACATCAAATCGGATATTCCTTTTTTCATCGTCGCTCTGGGTCACGAGGAGGGCGGCGCCATCGCCAGAGCCGACGAAATCATTCACGAGGGCGATTCTATATATGTGGTCGCGCCCGGTGACCAGGTCGAACGGCTCGGCCGGCTGTTCGCCGCGCCCAAACCCCCCGCCCAGAGCGTGGCTGTCATCGGCGGCGGGCGCATCGGCTACCTGGTAGCCGAGGGGCTGCTGCGCCAGGGCATCCGGGTCAAGATCCTGGAGCGGGACCAGTCCCGGGCTGAAGAGATTGCCGGCAAATTGGAACGCGCCCTGGTGCTCCAGGGTGAGCCGACCGACCGCGACTTCCTGGTGGAGCAGGGCATCGCCAGCGCCGACGCCGTGGTCGCCGCGACGGAAAACGACGAGCTCAACATCCTGGCAACCCTGCTGGCTAAAAACATCGGTGTCGGCCGTACCCTGACGGTCATCAACAAGCCGGATTATATCCCGCTGGCTGAGGCTGCCGGCATTGATGTCGCCGGTTCGCCGGCTATCATCGCCGCGCGTAAGATCGCCCATTACGTCCTGCGCGGTGGCGCCGTCGCCGCCGCGGTGATTGAAAAATCAACGCTGGAAGCCATCGAATTCGTCGTCTCGCCCGGCGCCAGGATAGCTGGTAAAGCGGCGACGGAGATTACGTTGCCTTCCGCCATCATCGGTGCCGTCGTCCGCGGCGGCCGGCCGGTCATCCCTCCGGACGATTCACCCATCGAACCCGGCGATCACGTCGTCGTCGTCTCCACCATTGCCGGCATCCCCGAGGTCGAAGAGTTCTTCAAGTAG
- a CDS encoding cation diffusion facilitator family transporter, producing the protein MHQHRHAHTAAGARLTLGIILSSVIFVAEVAGGLISNSLALLSDAGHVFADIVALSLSAYALRQAQKPPSHSMTFGYHRVGVVVAIINSVLIFGIAGFIFFEAARRFQAPPEVDSPVMLGVAALGLAANLIVAFWLREAQKESLNIRSAFWHVLGDALASVGVIIGAIAIMLTGYSIIDAAISAIIGLIIAASAWGILAEGVKVILESAPAHVKLDDLAGDLRRIGGVQDVHDLHVWSLTPQLHALSCHIVIDDRLTSETAHVRAEVETMLAEKYEITHTTLQLECQSCAPGGLLCTLEPGACPLTPHAHPGGESSPDAGQNS; encoded by the coding sequence TTGCATCAGCACCGACATGCCCATACCGCCGCCGGCGCCCGCCTGACGCTGGGCATCATCCTTTCCAGCGTTATTTTCGTCGCCGAGGTGGCGGGTGGCCTCATCTCCAACTCTTTGGCTCTGCTGTCCGACGCCGGGCATGTCTTCGCGGATATCGTCGCCCTGTCGCTGTCGGCTTACGCCCTGCGCCAGGCGCAGAAACCTCCCAGCCACAGCATGACCTTCGGCTATCACCGGGTGGGCGTCGTCGTCGCCATCATCAATTCGGTGCTTATCTTCGGCATTGCTGGTTTCATCTTCTTTGAAGCGGCTCGGCGCTTCCAGGCGCCGCCGGAGGTGGACAGCCCGGTGATGCTGGGCGTGGCCGCTCTAGGACTGGCCGCCAACTTAATCGTCGCTTTCTGGCTGCGTGAAGCACAAAAGGAAAGTCTCAACATCAGGAGCGCTTTCTGGCATGTTCTGGGTGACGCCCTGGCTTCTGTCGGCGTCATCATCGGCGCGATTGCCATCATGCTCACCGGTTACTCCATCATCGACGCCGCCATCTCGGCCATTATCGGCCTCATCATCGCCGCCTCGGCCTGGGGCATTCTGGCCGAAGGGGTCAAGGTCATTCTGGAATCGGCACCAGCCCATGTAAAACTCGATGACCTGGCCGGCGACTTGCGGCGCATCGGTGGAGTTCAGGACGTTCATGACCTGCACGTCTGGAGCCTGACGCCGCAGCTGCACGCTCTTTCGTGCCACATCGTCATCGACGACCGTCTGACCTCGGAGACAGCCCATGTACGGGCGGAGGTCGAAACGATGCTGGCCGAAAAATACGAGATAACTCACACCACTTTACAGCTCGAGTGCCAGTCCTGTGCCCCGGGCGGCTTGCTGTGCACCCTGGAGCCCGGAGCCTGCCCCCTCACCCCTCATGCCCATCCCGGCGGGGAATCCTCGCCGGATGCCGGTCAGAATTCTTGA
- a CDS encoding DUF47 domain-containing protein yields the protein MAKISIMPREEKFFDLIEAGAANMVRTAEALKELVNDWRDIPEKFHKITELEHAGDSVTHQIIAMLHRSFVTPFDREDIALLAHSMDDVVDFIHSAADYMMLYKVGKPNDRVRELAEIILLGAKEVVAAAPKLRKKSGLKSLLEHCIEINRLENQADQAYRAALVELFEEHNIADVIKWREIYESMESATDRCEDVANVFEGVALKNA from the coding sequence ATGGCCAAGATATCAATCATGCCCAGGGAAGAAAAGTTCTTTGACCTCATCGAAGCCGGAGCGGCTAATATGGTGCGTACCGCCGAAGCCTTGAAGGAATTGGTCAACGACTGGCGGGACATCCCGGAAAAATTCCATAAGATCACTGAACTGGAGCACGCCGGGGATTCGGTCACCCATCAGATCATCGCCATGCTGCACCGCTCGTTCGTCACCCCTTTCGACCGCGAGGACATAGCTCTCCTGGCCCATTCGATGGATGATGTTGTCGATTTCATCCACTCGGCCGCGGACTACATGATGCTTTACAAGGTCGGCAAGCCTAACGACCGGGTCAGGGAACTGGCGGAAATCATCCTGCTGGGGGCTAAGGAAGTGGTCGCGGCGGCGCCGAAGTTGCGCAAGAAAAGCGGTCTCAAGAGCCTGCTGGAGCATTGTATCGAGATCAACCGTCTGGAAAATCAGGCTGACCAGGCTTACCGCGCCGCTCTGGTTGAATTGTTCGAAGAACACAACATCGCCGATGTTATCAAGTGGCGCGAGATCTACGAATCAATGGAAAGCGCCACCGACCGCTGCGAAGATGTAGCCAACGTCTTCGAGGGAGTCGCCCTCAAGAATGCCTGA
- the holA gene encoding DNA polymerase III subunit delta yields the protein MRYLLAGPDDYSLKQKLSEIKLSLGDTALLADATTLFEGARVKAAEFKLTVDALPFLTPCRLVIVTGLLSRFQPAGGQVNKASRLEEADTFSAAVRAAPPTTAIILIEPELNRRNPLFAGLADILEVHEFPVLDRSGLKAWIGSRVSLCGGAIAPGAINLLAQYVGADLWALSGEIEKLRLFAGSRPITEADVKTLVGYTGEASIFNLVDAVIECRLKPAVESLEALKAGGLPAGYALSMMSRQLRLIILYLDLKSRGEKEIEIRRRLGLTADFVWRKTAAQAARFSFSRAAVAYRRLLETDLAIKTGRMEESAAVDLLVAELASGAGLETRELS from the coding sequence TTGCGCTATCTGCTGGCTGGTCCAGATGACTATTCGCTGAAACAGAAGCTGTCTGAAATCAAGCTGTCGCTCGGCGATACTGCGTTGCTGGCCGATGCCACCACCCTGTTCGAGGGCGCCCGGGTCAAAGCCGCAGAATTCAAGCTGACCGTTGACGCCCTGCCTTTCCTTACCCCCTGCCGGCTGGTAATCGTGACCGGATTGCTAAGCCGCTTCCAACCGGCTGGAGGTCAGGTGAATAAGGCATCCCGACTTGAGGAGGCCGATACTTTCTCCGCCGCCGTCCGGGCTGCGCCGCCGACCACCGCCATCATTCTCATTGAGCCAGAGCTCAACCGCAGGAACCCTCTCTTTGCTGGCCTTGCCGATATCCTTGAAGTCCATGAATTCCCCGTGCTTGACCGTTCAGGTTTGAAAGCCTGGATCGGCAGCCGGGTCAGTCTTTGCGGCGGCGCCATTGCCCCGGGCGCCATCAACCTGCTGGCTCAGTATGTCGGTGCCGACCTGTGGGCGCTTTCCGGAGAGATAGAAAAGCTCCGCCTCTTTGCAGGAAGCCGGCCGATCACCGAGGCTGATGTCAAAACTCTGGTGGGCTACACAGGGGAAGCCAGTATTTTCAACCTGGTAGACGCCGTCATCGAATGCCGATTGAAACCAGCTGTCGAATCTCTGGAGGCGCTTAAAGCCGGCGGCCTGCCGGCAGGCTACGCGTTGTCCATGATGTCGCGTCAGCTTCGGCTGATCATCCTTTATCTTGACTTAAAGAGCCGCGGCGAAAAGGAGATCGAAATCCGCCGCCGTCTCGGTTTAACGGCTGACTTTGTGTGGCGTAAAACGGCGGCGCAGGCTGCCCGTTTCAGTTTCAGCCGCGCCGCCGTCGCTTACCGCCGCCTGCTGGAGACTGACCTGGCGATCAAGACCGGCCGCATGGAAGAATCCGCGGCTGTTGACCTGCTGGTAGCCGAACTGGCTTCAGGGGCTGGTCTTGAGACTCGCGAACTCAGTTAG
- a CDS encoding TrkH family potassium uptake protein: MSYISIVHYLGLLLSLVGGVMAVPAIFGLVQHDAAGGALTAAAEITIICGGLAYFFTRKGRRPVTQREALVIVVAAWFAVSAFGALPYYFSGALPTYLDSVFETMSGFTTTGATVMTHIGDQPDSILLWRSLTQWLGGMGIIMLFVALFPLLGIGAAQMAEAEMTGEKGERLTSRITSTAKALWLIYFGFTLLCFGALLWAGLPLFDSVNISLTTLPSGGFAPVDLSIEEYASVPVQLIVNFFMFIAGVNFALFYYVFMKGRPGKLFRNPEFKLYAALLAAASIVLALDLTFHNIYPIGDALRQGAFQATTIMTSTGYSSANFDEWPHLSRALLLILMVIGGSAGSTAGGLKVIRSLILFKYTYRRIILAYNPNAVIPIKVGGIVLPEKTISRTVGMTVAFFAAMWGGFLTMSALGLNFETALSSVATCLGNVGPGLAGVGPYQNFAWIPGLGKIVLIIMMLAGRLELFTLLILLTPAFWRRY, encoded by the coding sequence ATGAGCTACATTTCAATCGTCCATTACCTCGGCTTGCTGCTCTCCCTGGTAGGCGGCGTCATGGCGGTGCCTGCCATTTTCGGCCTGGTACAGCACGATGCCGCCGGCGGAGCCCTGACCGCCGCCGCCGAGATCACCATTATCTGCGGCGGATTGGCTTATTTCTTCACCCGCAAGGGGCGCCGCCCGGTGACCCAGCGGGAAGCTCTGGTCATCGTCGTCGCCGCCTGGTTTGCTGTTTCCGCCTTTGGCGCCCTGCCCTATTATTTTTCCGGAGCCCTGCCGACCTATCTCGACTCCGTGTTCGAGACGATGAGCGGCTTCACCACCACCGGGGCGACGGTGATGACCCACATCGGCGACCAGCCGGACAGCATCCTGCTGTGGCGCTCGCTGACCCAGTGGCTGGGCGGCATGGGCATCATCATGCTGTTCGTCGCCCTGTTCCCTTTGCTCGGCATCGGCGCCGCTCAAATGGCCGAGGCGGAAATGACCGGCGAGAAAGGCGAGCGGCTGACATCCCGCATCACCAGCACCGCCAAGGCGCTGTGGCTGATCTATTTCGGCTTCACCCTGCTGTGTTTCGGCGCTCTTTTGTGGGCGGGGCTGCCCCTGTTCGACAGCGTCAATATCTCATTGACCACTCTGCCTTCCGGCGGCTTTGCCCCGGTTGACCTGTCTATCGAGGAGTACGCTTCGGTGCCGGTGCAGCTTATCGTCAACTTCTTCATGTTCATCGCCGGCGTCAATTTCGCCCTGTTTTACTATGTCTTCATGAAAGGCCGCCCGGGCAAGCTCTTCCGCAACCCGGAATTCAAGCTTTATGCCGCCCTTCTGGCTGCCGCCTCAATCGTGCTGGCGCTTGACCTAACCTTTCACAACATCTACCCCATCGGCGACGCCTTGAGACAAGGCGCTTTCCAGGCGACTACCATAATGACCTCCACCGGCTATTCCAGCGCCAACTTTGATGAATGGCCCCACCTCAGCCGGGCGCTATTACTCATCCTGATGGTCATCGGCGGCTCGGCGGGTTCCACCGCCGGCGGCCTGAAGGTTATCCGTTCTTTGATTCTCTTCAAATACACCTACCGCCGCATCATTCTGGCTTATAATCCCAACGCCGTTATCCCCATCAAAGTCGGCGGGATTGTCCTGCCGGAAAAAACGATCTCCCGCACCGTCGGCATGACCGTAGCCTTCTTTGCCGCTATGTGGGGCGGCTTTCTGACAATGAGCGCCCTGGGGCTCAATTTCGAGACTGCCTTATCAAGCGTAGCAACGTGCCTGGGCAACGTCGGCCCCGGTCTGGCCGGTGTCGGGCCTTACCAAAACTTCGCCTGGATCCCTGGGTTAGGGAAAATCGTCCTGATCATTATGATGCTGGCCGGCCGCCTGGAATTGTTCACCCTTCTCATCCTGCTGACCCCGGCTTTCTGGCGCCGTTATTAA
- a CDS encoding iron-containing alcohol dehydrogenase has translation MALTVFNLPTRVIFGEGAFDRLGEEAASIGKRALIVSGQKTMRRLGLLDRSADLLERAGVQTFLFDKVEPNPRASTIDEGAALARISGVDMVIALGGGSAMDAAKGIALAAAGHKPVWHYLTTPDNPGGAIPALIMVPTVSASGSEVNSGAVITDWASHQKRVLSRPSLQPVAAIVDPELTLSLPLQPTLAGGIDIFCHALEPYITANHPEPLNDGWREAMMRTVVESLPQVREDLRNLKARRALAWASTMACSAFSSLGGGDGWMTLHGIEHPLSGLYDIAHGDGLAALLPAWLADVLRERSDRVRLLGERVFGTGDGQKAVEDWLRSVGMRLRLENLGVKPESIPELARLAKVSSPWIKHNPTPLEADDIERLYRMAY, from the coding sequence ATGGCACTCACTGTATTCAATCTTCCCACCAGAGTTATTTTCGGCGAAGGAGCCTTCGATCGGCTCGGCGAAGAGGCCGCCTCGATTGGGAAACGCGCCTTGATCGTCTCCGGCCAGAAGACGATGCGCCGTCTGGGACTCCTCGACCGCTCTGCCGACCTTCTGGAGCGCGCCGGCGTCCAAACTTTTTTATTCGACAAGGTAGAGCCCAATCCCCGGGCTTCGACAATTGACGAAGGCGCCGCCCTGGCCCGCATCTCCGGCGTCGATATGGTCATCGCTCTAGGCGGCGGCTCGGCCATGGACGCCGCCAAGGGTATCGCACTGGCCGCGGCCGGCCACAAGCCCGTCTGGCATTACCTGACGACACCAGACAATCCGGGGGGCGCCATTCCGGCACTTATCATGGTACCGACCGTGTCCGCCTCCGGCTCCGAGGTCAATTCCGGCGCCGTCATCACCGACTGGGCGTCCCACCAGAAACGCGTCCTTTCCCGGCCGTCGCTGCAACCCGTCGCCGCCATCGTAGATCCCGAACTGACCTTGTCGCTGCCACTCCAGCCGACGCTCGCCGGCGGCATTGATATCTTCTGCCATGCGCTTGAGCCCTATATCACCGCCAATCATCCCGAACCCTTGAACGACGGCTGGCGCGAGGCGATGATGCGCACCGTCGTCGAGTCTCTGCCGCAAGTCCGTGAGGACCTCCGTAACCTGAAGGCCCGCCGCGCCCTGGCCTGGGCTTCGACTATGGCCTGCTCCGCCTTTTCGAGTCTGGGCGGCGGCGACGGCTGGATGACCCTCCACGGCATTGAGCATCCGCTGTCCGGGTTGTACGACATCGCCCACGGCGACGGCCTGGCGGCACTGCTGCCCGCCTGGCTGGCGGATGTATTACGCGAGCGGAGCGACCGGGTCCGGCTTCTGGGCGAGCGTGTCTTTGGCACGGGTGATGGGCAAAAGGCAGTCGAGGACTGGCTCCGAAGCGTCGGTATGAGGCTACGGCTGGAGAATCTCGGTGTGAAGCCGGAATCGATTCCGGAACTGGCACGGCTGGCAAAAGTATCTTCGCCGTGGATCAAACATAATCCGACGCCGCTGGAAGCTGACGATATCGAGCGCCTCTATCGGATGGCTTATTGA
- a CDS encoding universal stress protein, whose protein sequence is MKQFRTLLIPVAGGPEDEEALELACQLSRALGGIKLVVTNIISIDRSLPLDAEVESEIAKAEGILARFENLGKKYGCSLETNLLQARAVAPAIVDEAIEQKADAIIIGSSYKMRYGEFSLGEVVPYLLQHSPCRVILSHHSQNE, encoded by the coding sequence ATGAAACAATTCCGGACTCTGCTTATCCCGGTGGCCGGCGGCCCAGAGGATGAAGAGGCGCTGGAGCTGGCCTGCCAGCTCTCCAGAGCCCTGGGCGGCATTAAGCTGGTGGTCACCAACATCATCTCCATCGACCGTTCATTGCCGCTGGATGCCGAGGTGGAATCCGAGATCGCCAAAGCCGAAGGTATCCTGGCCCGTTTTGAAAACCTTGGGAAAAAATATGGCTGCAGCCTGGAGACCAACCTGCTGCAGGCCCGGGCGGTCGCCCCGGCCATTGTCGACGAGGCTATCGAACAAAAAGCCGACGCCATCATCATCGGCTCGTCCTATAAAATGCGCTACGGCGAATTCAGCCTGGGCGAGGTGGTGCCCTATCTCCTGCAGCACTCACCATGCCGCGTCATCCTGAGCCACCACTCCCAGAATGAGTAA